A single region of the Solwaraspora sp. WMMD791 genome encodes:
- the alaS gene encoding alanine--tRNA ligase, protein MKTAEIKRRFLAHFEANGHAVVPSAPLPAIDDPNLLFINAGMVQFVPYFLGQRTPPFQRATSVQKCIRTPDIDEVGKTSRHGTFFQMNGNFSFGDYFKQGAIPLAWDLSTKPVEQGGFGMDPERIWVTVYLDDDEAADIWRQTGVPAQRIVRRGNKDNFWSMGIPGPAGPCSELYYDRGPAYGPDGGPEVDEDRFLEFWNLVFMQYEITNVQSKEVFDIVGDLPKKNIDTGMGLERIASILQGVDNLYEIDEVRPILDRAAQLTGKRYGAGSGQAASESHPDDVRLRVIADHVRTSLMLIGDGVTPSNEGRGYVLRRIMRRAIRSVRLLGWQDRALPELLPVARDCMAPSYPELAADFERISTYAYAEEDAFLSTLRSGTTILDLAISETKAAGGVKLSGDKAFQLHDTYGFPIDLTLEIAAEQGLSVDSDGFRRLMSEQRARAKADAQARKTGHVDMSAYRGVLDAGGAVEFTGYAEVARESRVRAMLGAGGVSLPVAGEGDVVELVLDSTPFYAEGGGQQPDTGRLTVGAGEVEIFDVQSPVPGLVVHKARVVRGEVRTGETGYAEIDIARRRAISRSHTATHLVHQTMRNFLGESATQAGSLNAPGRLRFDFNTPGAVPPSVLVDIEQQVNEVLLRDLEVNAFITSQEEARRLGAMALFGEKYGDEVRVVEVGDYARELCGGTHVTRSGQLGLVKILSESSIGSGVRRVEALVGIDAFNFLAREHLLVARLAELYRVPSEQVADRVQQTVTQLRDAEKELEELRAQLVLGGAAALAAQARDLRGVAYVGTEAPDGAAGNDVRTLAQEIRGKIDPSRPGVVAVVARSNGKASLVVAVNAAAKARGVVAADLVKGALHGRGGGNADLAQGGGLPSAEAASLLDAVEKAIAEAP, encoded by the coding sequence GTGAAAACGGCGGAGATCAAGCGGCGGTTCCTCGCGCATTTCGAGGCCAACGGCCACGCCGTGGTGCCGTCCGCTCCGCTGCCCGCGATCGATGACCCGAACCTGCTGTTCATCAACGCGGGCATGGTGCAGTTCGTGCCGTACTTCCTCGGCCAGCGCACCCCGCCGTTCCAGCGGGCGACGAGCGTGCAGAAGTGCATCCGGACGCCGGACATCGACGAGGTCGGCAAGACCTCGCGGCACGGCACGTTCTTCCAGATGAACGGCAACTTCTCGTTTGGCGACTACTTCAAGCAGGGCGCGATCCCGCTGGCCTGGGACCTGTCCACCAAGCCGGTGGAGCAGGGCGGGTTCGGCATGGACCCGGAGCGGATCTGGGTGACGGTCTACCTCGACGACGACGAGGCCGCCGACATCTGGCGACAGACCGGGGTGCCGGCGCAGCGGATCGTGCGCCGGGGCAACAAGGACAACTTCTGGTCCATGGGCATCCCCGGCCCGGCGGGGCCGTGCTCGGAGCTGTACTACGACCGTGGCCCGGCGTACGGGCCCGACGGCGGCCCGGAGGTCGACGAGGACCGGTTCCTGGAGTTCTGGAACCTGGTCTTCATGCAGTACGAGATCACCAACGTGCAGAGCAAAGAGGTCTTCGACATCGTCGGGGACCTGCCGAAGAAGAACATCGACACCGGCATGGGCCTGGAGCGGATCGCCTCCATCCTGCAGGGGGTGGACAACCTCTACGAGATCGACGAGGTACGCCCGATCCTGGACCGGGCCGCCCAGCTGACCGGCAAGCGGTACGGTGCCGGCTCCGGTCAGGCGGCGAGCGAGTCGCACCCCGACGACGTACGGCTGCGGGTGATCGCCGACCACGTGCGGACCTCGCTGATGCTCATCGGCGACGGGGTGACCCCGAGCAACGAGGGGCGCGGCTACGTGCTGCGCCGGATCATGCGGCGCGCGATCCGGTCGGTGCGGCTGCTCGGCTGGCAGGACCGGGCGTTGCCGGAGCTGCTGCCGGTGGCCCGCGACTGCATGGCGCCGTCGTACCCGGAGCTGGCGGCGGACTTCGAGCGGATCTCGACGTACGCCTACGCCGAGGAGGACGCCTTCCTGTCGACGCTGCGGTCCGGGACGACGATCCTGGACCTGGCCATCTCCGAGACGAAGGCGGCCGGTGGCGTCAAGCTCTCCGGCGACAAGGCGTTCCAGCTGCACGACACCTACGGTTTCCCGATCGACCTGACCTTGGAGATCGCCGCCGAGCAGGGGCTGTCGGTGGACTCCGACGGGTTCCGCCGGCTGATGTCCGAGCAGCGGGCGCGGGCGAAGGCGGACGCGCAGGCGCGTAAGACCGGGCACGTCGACATGTCGGCCTACCGGGGGGTGCTCGACGCCGGTGGGGCGGTGGAGTTCACCGGGTACGCCGAGGTCGCGCGGGAGTCGCGGGTGCGGGCGATGCTCGGCGCGGGCGGCGTGTCGCTGCCGGTGGCGGGCGAGGGCGACGTGGTCGAGCTGGTGCTCGACAGTACGCCGTTCTACGCCGAGGGCGGTGGCCAGCAGCCGGACACCGGTCGGCTGACCGTGGGCGCCGGCGAGGTCGAGATCTTCGACGTCCAGTCCCCGGTGCCGGGGCTGGTCGTGCACAAGGCGCGGGTGGTCCGTGGCGAGGTGCGCACGGGGGAGACCGGGTACGCCGAGATCGACATCGCGCGTCGACGGGCGATCTCGCGGTCGCACACCGCGACCCACCTGGTGCACCAGACGATGCGCAACTTCCTTGGTGAGTCGGCCACCCAGGCGGGTTCGCTGAACGCGCCGGGTCGGCTGCGGTTCGACTTCAACACCCCCGGCGCGGTGCCGCCGTCGGTGCTGGTCGACATCGAGCAGCAGGTCAACGAGGTGCTGCTGCGCGACCTGGAGGTCAACGCGTTCATCACCTCGCAGGAGGAGGCGCGGCGGCTCGGCGCGATGGCGCTGTTCGGCGAGAAGTACGGCGACGAGGTGCGGGTGGTCGAGGTCGGCGACTACGCCCGGGAACTGTGCGGCGGCACCCATGTCACCCGCTCCGGTCAGCTCGGCCTGGTCAAGATCTTGTCCGAGTCGTCGATCGGTTCCGGGGTCCGGCGGGTGGAGGCCCTGGTCGGGATCGACGCGTTCAACTTCCTGGCCCGGGAGCATCTGCTGGTCGCCCGGCTGGCCGAGCTGTACCGGGTGCCGTCCGAGCAGGTGGCCGACCGGGTGCAGCAGACCGTCACCCAACTGCGCGACGCGGAGAAGGAGCTGGAGGAGCTGCGGGCGCAGTTGGTGCTGGGCGGCGCGGCGGCGCTCGCGGCACAGGCCCGTGACCTGCGTGGGGTGGCGTACGTCGGCACCGAGGCGCCCGACGGCGCTGCCGGCAACGACGTCCGCACCCTGGCTCAGGAGATCCGGGGCAAGATCGATCCGTCGCGTCCGGGGGTGGTCGCGGTGGTGGCCCGCTCCAACGGCAAGGCGTCGCTCGTGGTGGCGGTGAACGCGGCTGCCAAGGCCCGTGGCGTGGTCGCCGCCGATCTGGTCAAGGGCGCGCTGCACGGCCGGGGCGGCGGCAACGCCGACCTGGCCCAGGGTGGTGGCCTGCCGTCGGCGGAGGCGGCGAGCCTGCTGGACGCGGTCGAGAAGGCGATCGCCGAGGCGCCGTGA
- a CDS encoding DUF948 domain-containing protein yields the protein MDGGQIAALVAAGAFLMLVLVLAVPILRLRHTVDAATRAINDLNDRTGPLLGQVNASVENVNTALGQMHTTLDGVNIQLAKIDTMTSHAQNVTANVANLATVVSAAAANPLVKVAAFGYGVRRAASARRNAEAERDVRAELKQRRRAARRNAG from the coding sequence ATGGACGGTGGACAGATCGCGGCACTGGTGGCCGCTGGGGCGTTCCTGATGCTCGTGCTCGTGCTGGCGGTGCCGATTCTGCGGTTGCGGCATACGGTGGACGCGGCCACCCGGGCGATCAACGACCTCAACGACCGGACCGGGCCGCTGCTCGGCCAGGTGAACGCCTCGGTCGAGAACGTGAACACCGCTCTCGGGCAGATGCACACGACTCTCGACGGCGTGAACATCCAGCTTGCCAAGATCGACACGATGACTTCGCACGCCCAGAACGTGACCGCCAACGTGGCCAATCTGGCCACTGTGGTCTCGGCCGCGGCGGCCAACCCGCTGGTGAAGGTCGCCGCCTTCGGGTACGGCGTACGTCGGGCCGCCTCCGCCCGGCGCAACGCCGAAGCCGAGCGCGACGTCCGTGCCGAGCTCAAGCAGCGACGCCGGGCGGCCCGGCGCAACGCCGGATGA
- a CDS encoding replication-associated recombination protein A produces the protein MESDALFSFPAPGGPRLAPAAASGVVPGGLVTAGADPDPQAPLPVRMRPASIDELVGQGHLLAPGAPLRQLVTGAAPMSVILWGPPGCGKTTVAHLVARATDRRFVAMSALSAGVRDVRAVIDEARRQRRTGGLPTVLFIDEVHRFSKTQQDSLLAAVEDRTVTLLAATTENPHFSVISPLLSRCVLLTLRPLTDDAVRDLLRRAVTDPRGLGGAPRLSAPAEDHLVRLAGGDVRKALTALEAAAAAATARDVDEIDLDTAEQAIDVAAVRYDRDGDAHYDITSAFIKSMRGSDVDAALHWLARMLVAGEDARFIARRIVIFASEDVGMADPGALSVATAAAHAVEYVGLPEAQLNLAQAVIHLATAPKSNSATTALAAAIADVRAGKGGAVPAHLRDSHYSGARQIGHGRGYRYPHDDHRGVVTQQYPPDELAGVDYYRPTEHGAERAVAARLPMLRRIVRATSGPASDNATASDDSGSLAAGEVHQ, from the coding sequence ATGGAGTCCGACGCCCTCTTCTCCTTTCCCGCTCCCGGTGGGCCGCGCCTCGCGCCGGCGGCCGCGAGCGGGGTGGTGCCAGGTGGGCTCGTCACGGCTGGCGCCGACCCTGACCCGCAGGCACCGCTGCCGGTACGGATGCGCCCGGCCAGCATCGACGAACTGGTCGGCCAGGGTCACCTGCTGGCGCCGGGTGCCCCGCTACGGCAGCTGGTGACCGGGGCGGCACCGATGTCGGTCATCCTGTGGGGCCCACCGGGCTGCGGCAAGACCACCGTCGCCCACCTGGTGGCCCGGGCCACCGACCGGCGGTTCGTCGCGATGTCGGCGCTGTCCGCCGGGGTCCGCGACGTCCGCGCCGTGATCGACGAGGCCCGTCGGCAGCGGCGCACCGGCGGGCTGCCGACCGTCCTGTTCATCGACGAGGTGCACCGCTTCAGCAAGACCCAGCAGGATTCGCTGCTGGCGGCGGTGGAGGACCGGACCGTGACGCTGCTGGCCGCCACCACGGAGAATCCCCACTTTTCGGTCATCTCGCCGTTACTGTCGCGGTGTGTCCTGCTCACCCTGCGTCCGCTCACCGACGACGCGGTCCGCGACCTGCTGCGCCGGGCGGTGACCGACCCACGTGGGCTCGGTGGCGCGCCCCGGTTGTCGGCACCGGCCGAGGACCACCTCGTCCGGCTCGCCGGCGGCGACGTCCGCAAGGCGTTGACCGCGCTGGAGGCCGCCGCTGCGGCCGCGACCGCCCGCGACGTCGACGAGATCGACCTCGACACCGCCGAGCAGGCGATCGACGTCGCCGCGGTCCGCTACGACCGCGACGGCGACGCGCACTACGACATCACCAGCGCGTTCATCAAGAGCATGCGTGGCTCCGACGTCGACGCCGCACTGCACTGGCTGGCCCGGATGCTGGTCGCGGGGGAGGACGCCCGCTTCATCGCCCGGCGCATCGTCATCTTCGCCAGCGAGGACGTCGGGATGGCGGATCCGGGTGCGCTGTCGGTGGCGACCGCCGCCGCCCACGCCGTCGAGTACGTCGGCCTGCCGGAGGCACAGCTCAACCTCGCGCAGGCGGTGATCCACCTGGCCACCGCCCCCAAGTCCAATTCGGCCACCACCGCGTTGGCCGCCGCGATCGCCGACGTACGGGCCGGCAAGGGCGGGGCGGTGCCGGCACACCTGCGCGACAGCCACTACTCCGGTGCCCGCCAGATCGGCCACGGCCGTGGCTACCGTTACCCACACGACGATCACCGTGGCGTGGTCACCCAGCAGTACCCACCCGACGAACTCGCCGGTGTCGACTACTACCGGCCGACCGAGCATGGTGCGGAGCGCGCCGTCGCCGCGCGGCTGCCGATGCTGCGTCGTATCGTGCGTGCGACATCCGGCCCGGCGTCCGACAACGCCACCGCATCCGATGACAGCGGCAGCCTGGCTGCCGGGGAGGTACACCAGTGA
- a CDS encoding MFS transporter, whose product MTALTVRQIHRRYLVLHGLRWAPTGLLIPVTVLLMLERGLALPQIGLVVAAQGFTVLLLELPTGGLADAVGRKPVLLGAATANLASLTVLAVADSFVLFVAALLLQGVYRALESGPLESWYVDATLTADPDARYEDGLSHGGVVAGLTIAAGALTSGALVALGPVGPVSALTSPVVIAGALQVVGLLGLVLLLVEVRPAAGASTLGASVRQVPAVVRGALRLLRRSRILVALIAVELFWGFGMISFETLMPVRLAEVTGEADRAAALLGPVGAVAWLASAAGAALVPALSRRLGAPVTAAAFRVLQGMTVVAMALLAGPVGVIAAYLACYAIHGASNPVHLGLLHRQVDGPHRTSVVSLNSMVAQPAGALGGVVLLGVAGAASVSLAMLVGAAVLAAAAPLYLVARRTRPVSDPGARPVPTPAAGVSA is encoded by the coding sequence GTGACCGCGCTGACCGTACGCCAGATCCACCGGCGTTACCTGGTCCTGCACGGTCTGCGCTGGGCGCCCACCGGGCTGCTGATCCCGGTCACGGTGCTGCTGATGCTCGAACGTGGTCTCGCCCTGCCGCAGATCGGCCTGGTCGTCGCCGCGCAGGGGTTCACCGTACTGCTGTTGGAGTTGCCCACCGGCGGCCTGGCCGACGCGGTCGGCCGTAAGCCGGTGCTGCTCGGCGCGGCCACCGCGAACCTGGCCTCGCTGACGGTGCTCGCGGTCGCGGACTCCTTCGTCCTGTTCGTCGCCGCGCTGCTGCTGCAGGGCGTCTACCGGGCGTTGGAGAGCGGGCCCCTGGAGTCCTGGTACGTCGACGCGACGCTGACCGCCGACCCGGACGCGCGGTACGAGGACGGCCTGAGCCACGGTGGCGTGGTCGCCGGCCTGACCATCGCCGCCGGGGCCCTGACCTCCGGCGCGCTGGTGGCGCTCGGTCCGGTCGGTCCGGTCAGCGCACTGACCAGCCCGGTGGTGATCGCCGGGGCGCTGCAGGTCGTCGGCCTGCTCGGCCTGGTGCTGCTGCTGGTCGAGGTCCGTCCGGCGGCCGGGGCGTCGACGCTGGGTGCGTCGGTCCGGCAGGTGCCCGCTGTCGTGCGCGGCGCGCTGCGGCTGCTGCGGCGTTCCCGCATTCTCGTCGCGTTGATCGCGGTCGAGCTGTTCTGGGGGTTCGGCATGATCTCCTTCGAGACGCTGATGCCGGTGCGGCTGGCGGAGGTGACCGGCGAGGCTGACCGGGCGGCCGCGCTGCTCGGCCCGGTCGGCGCGGTCGCCTGGCTGGCCTCGGCCGCCGGCGCCGCGCTGGTGCCGGCGCTCAGCCGTCGGCTCGGCGCGCCGGTGACCGCCGCCGCTTTCCGTGTCCTGCAGGGGATGACCGTGGTCGCGATGGCGTTGCTCGCCGGGCCGGTCGGGGTGATCGCCGCCTATCTGGCCTGCTACGCCATCCACGGAGCGTCGAATCCGGTGCACCTGGGTCTGCTGCACCGGCAGGTGGACGGCCCGCACCGGACCAGCGTGGTGTCACTCAACTCGATGGTCGCCCAACCGGCTGGTGCCCTCGGCGGGGTGGTGCTGCTGGGTGTCGCCGGCGCCGCCTCGGTCAGCCTGGCGATGCTGGTCGGCGCGGCCGTGCTGGCGGCGGCCGCGCCGCTGTACCTGGTGGCCCGGCGCACGCGTCCGGTGTCGGACCCCGGGGCGCGACCGGTGCCGACCCCGGCGGCGGGGGTGTCGGCGTGA
- a CDS encoding winged helix-turn-helix domain-containing protein has product MDEQLSTVWLTGDQVRSLAHPLRLRLLGALRLDGPATATSLAHELGTNTGATSYHLRKLADAGLVREEPARGTGRERWWRAVHQNTSWRNTSFDDDPDARAAADWLNSYFLQVFVQRAEDWHAARDGYSAQWRDAADYSDTRLTLTADQLRRLNAEIAEVVERYRTDPGPGDGAAEQVLLYRYAFPRVVKGGGADRDGFGGDEPVGDQR; this is encoded by the coding sequence ATGGACGAGCAACTGTCGACGGTCTGGCTCACGGGAGACCAGGTCCGCAGCCTGGCCCACCCGCTGCGGTTGCGGCTGCTCGGCGCGCTGCGCCTGGACGGCCCGGCCACCGCCACCAGCCTCGCCCACGAGCTGGGCACCAACACCGGCGCCACCAGCTACCACCTGCGCAAACTCGCCGATGCCGGGCTGGTCCGTGAGGAGCCGGCCCGGGGCACCGGCCGGGAACGCTGGTGGCGGGCGGTGCACCAGAACACCTCGTGGCGCAATACCTCCTTCGACGACGACCCGGACGCGCGCGCCGCCGCCGACTGGCTCAACAGCTACTTCCTGCAGGTGTTCGTCCAGCGCGCCGAGGACTGGCACGCCGCCCGTGACGGCTACTCCGCCCAGTGGCGCGACGCGGCCGACTACTCCGACACCCGGCTGACTCTCACCGCCGACCAGCTGCGTCGACTCAACGCCGAGATCGCCGAGGTCGTCGAGCGTTACCGCACCGACCCTGGGCCCGGCGACGGGGCGGCCGAGCAGGTGCTGCTCTACCGGTACGCCTTCCCACGGGTCGTCAAGGGCGGCGGCGCGGACCGGGACGGGTTCGGCGGGGACGAGCCGGTCGGAGACCAGCGGTGA
- the aspS gene encoding aspartate--tRNA ligase, whose translation MIRTHDAGSLRATHAGTTVTLAGWVARRRDHGGVIFVDLRDASGVVQVVFREEMQLAHALRNEFCVRVTGTVDRRPEGNDNPELATGEIEVTATELTVLSEAAPLPLPIDDQVDAGDDVRLRYRYLDLRRSGPSGALRLRSRANQIARTVLHERDFVEIETPTLTRSTPEGARDFLVPVRLQPGTWYALPQSPQLFKQLLMVAGMERYYQIARCYRDEDFRADRQPEFTQLDIEMSFVTQDDVIELGESIVGALWRELAGHEITGPVPRITWHEAMDRYGSDKPDLRYGVELTELTDFLRGTAFRVFAGAIDAGGYVGAVVMPGGATQTRKELDGWQDWAKARGARGLAYVVLDAETGEPRGPVAKNLSAEHLGGLADAVGAKPGDAIFFAASTNRREAQELLGAARIEIARRANLIDESAWAFCWVIDAPMFEPTEEGGWTAVHHPFTSPTDEWLDRFDGAPGEALAYAYDIVCNGNEIGGGSVRIHRADVQRRVFDLLGITEQEASDKFGFLLEAFKYGPPPHGGIAFGWDRICMLLAGVDSIREVIAFPKTRGGFDPLTQAPTPITAQQRAEAGVDAKPKPPAGVAPTPASGTAGVAAPVEPS comes from the coding sequence GTGATTCGTACCCATGACGCCGGCAGCCTGCGCGCGACGCACGCCGGCACGACGGTGACGCTCGCCGGTTGGGTGGCCCGCCGGCGCGACCACGGCGGTGTCATCTTCGTCGACCTGCGCGACGCCTCCGGCGTGGTGCAGGTGGTGTTCCGCGAGGAGATGCAGCTGGCGCACGCGCTGCGCAACGAGTTCTGCGTCCGGGTGACCGGCACCGTCGACCGTCGCCCGGAGGGCAACGACAACCCGGAGCTGGCCACCGGCGAGATCGAGGTGACCGCGACCGAGCTGACCGTACTGTCGGAGGCCGCGCCGCTGCCGCTGCCGATCGACGACCAGGTCGACGCCGGCGACGACGTACGGCTGCGGTACCGCTACCTGGACCTGCGGCGCAGCGGGCCGTCGGGGGCGCTGCGGCTGCGGTCGCGGGCCAACCAGATCGCCCGTACGGTGCTGCACGAGCGTGACTTCGTGGAGATCGAGACGCCGACGTTGACCCGGTCGACGCCCGAGGGTGCCCGGGACTTCCTGGTGCCGGTGCGGCTGCAGCCCGGCACCTGGTACGCCCTGCCGCAGTCGCCGCAGCTGTTCAAGCAGCTGCTGATGGTGGCCGGGATGGAGCGCTACTACCAGATCGCCCGCTGCTACCGGGACGAGGACTTCCGGGCCGACCGGCAGCCGGAGTTCACCCAGCTGGACATCGAGATGTCGTTCGTCACCCAGGACGACGTGATCGAGCTGGGTGAGTCGATCGTCGGCGCGTTGTGGCGGGAGCTGGCCGGGCACGAGATCACCGGCCCGGTGCCGCGGATCACCTGGCACGAGGCGATGGACCGGTACGGCTCGGACAAGCCGGACCTGCGTTACGGCGTGGAGCTGACCGAGCTGACCGACTTCCTGCGCGGTACGGCGTTCCGGGTGTTCGCCGGGGCGATCGACGCGGGCGGCTACGTCGGCGCGGTGGTGATGCCCGGCGGTGCCACCCAGACCCGTAAGGAGCTCGACGGCTGGCAGGACTGGGCCAAGGCGCGTGGCGCACGGGGACTGGCGTACGTGGTGCTGGACGCGGAGACCGGTGAGCCGCGTGGCCCGGTGGCGAAGAACCTGTCGGCCGAGCACCTGGGTGGGCTGGCCGACGCGGTCGGCGCCAAGCCCGGTGACGCGATCTTCTTCGCCGCGTCGACGAACCGGCGGGAGGCGCAGGAGCTGCTCGGTGCGGCCCGCATCGAGATCGCCCGGCGGGCCAACCTGATCGACGAGAGTGCGTGGGCGTTCTGCTGGGTGATCGACGCGCCGATGTTCGAGCCGACCGAGGAGGGCGGCTGGACGGCGGTGCACCACCCGTTCACCTCGCCGACCGACGAGTGGCTGGACCGCTTCGACGGCGCGCCCGGCGAGGCCCTGGCGTACGCGTACGACATCGTCTGCAACGGCAACGAGATCGGCGGTGGCTCGGTCCGTATCCATCGGGCGGACGTCCAGCGGCGGGTCTTCGACCTGCTGGGCATCACCGAGCAGGAGGCGTCGGACAAGTTCGGCTTCCTGCTGGAGGCGTTCAAGTACGGCCCGCCGCCGCACGGCGGCATCGCGTTCGGCTGGGACCGGATCTGCATGCTGCTGGCCGGGGTGGACTCGATCCGTGAGGTCATCGCGTTCCCGAAGACCCGGGGTGGCTTCGACCCGTTGACCCAGGCGCCGACGCCGATCACCGCGCAGCAGCGGGCAGAGGCCGGGGTGGACGCGAAGCCGAAGCCGCCGGCCGGTGTGGCGCCGACCCCGGCGTCCGGTACGGCCGGGGTGGCCGCCCCGGTGGAGCCGTCCTGA
- a CDS encoding cation:proton antiporter, with the protein MLLLSFAAVLLLAVLVSALAHRTILSTAALFLVAGFVLGPQTTGVLDIEPDSPIVATLAELALFAVLFSDGMRVGWGDLRSAWRLPTRALGVGLPLTMAVTAVLAHLVVGLDWPEALLIGAVLAPTDPVFAAALVGNQKVPYRLRHLLNVESGANDGLALPFVILFLAVASGSTDLHLGELATELALGLVIGVAVPLAAIMLERLRWFGTSAQYAPLNGVAIGLLVLALGQLTHGNLFLAAFAAGSTIATFGPRQRVAFKHFGENIAELLKLAALLVFGALISIEFLGEISWPGWVFAVLAIVVARPVALAIAFFRSGMHAREQVAAMWFGPKGFASVVYGLLVLNSGIDAADLVFHLVALTIVISILTHSSTDVLVANAFDETRRTAPDPLASADTHQDRGRPS; encoded by the coding sequence ATGCTGCTGTTGTCCTTCGCCGCCGTACTGCTGCTGGCGGTCCTGGTCTCGGCGCTGGCCCACCGCACCATCCTGTCGACCGCCGCGCTGTTCCTGGTCGCCGGTTTCGTCCTCGGTCCGCAGACCACCGGCGTGCTCGACATCGAGCCCGACTCCCCCATCGTCGCCACCCTGGCCGAGCTGGCACTGTTCGCGGTGCTGTTCAGCGACGGCATGCGGGTCGGCTGGGGCGACCTGCGCTCGGCGTGGCGGCTGCCGACCCGGGCACTGGGCGTCGGGTTGCCGCTCACCATGGCCGTCACCGCCGTGCTCGCCCACCTCGTCGTCGGCCTGGACTGGCCGGAGGCGCTGCTGATCGGCGCGGTCCTCGCCCCCACCGACCCGGTCTTCGCCGCCGCGCTGGTCGGTAACCAGAAGGTGCCGTACCGGCTGCGGCACCTGCTCAACGTGGAGTCCGGCGCCAACGACGGCCTCGCCCTGCCGTTCGTGATCCTCTTCCTGGCCGTCGCCAGCGGCTCCACCGATCTGCACCTCGGTGAACTGGCCACCGAACTGGCACTGGGTCTGGTGATCGGCGTCGCCGTACCGCTGGCGGCGATCATGCTGGAGCGGCTGCGCTGGTTCGGCACCTCGGCGCAGTACGCGCCCCTCAACGGCGTCGCGATCGGTCTGCTGGTGCTCGCACTGGGCCAGCTCACCCACGGCAACCTGTTCCTGGCGGCGTTCGCCGCCGGCAGCACCATCGCCACCTTCGGGCCACGCCAGCGGGTTGCCTTCAAACACTTCGGCGAGAACATCGCCGAGCTGTTGAAGCTCGCCGCGCTGCTGGTCTTCGGCGCACTGATCTCGATCGAGTTCCTCGGTGAGATCTCCTGGCCCGGCTGGGTGTTCGCGGTGCTGGCCATCGTCGTGGCCCGGCCGGTGGCCCTGGCGATCGCCTTCTTCCGCTCCGGCATGCACGCCCGGGAGCAGGTCGCGGCCATGTGGTTCGGCCCGAAGGGGTTCGCCTCGGTGGTCTACGGCCTGCTGGTGCTCAACAGCGGCATCGACGCCGCCGACCTGGTCTTCCACCTGGTCGCGCTGACCATCGTGATCTCCATCCTGACCCACTCGTCGACCGACGTACTGGTCGCGAACGCCTTCGACGAGACCCGCCGTACCGCCCCCGACCCGCTGGCGTCTGCGGACACCCACCAGGACAGGGGCCGCCCGAGCTGA
- a CDS encoding urease subunit gamma: MFLTRHEQERLLIHVAADVAWKRRERGIRLNHPEATAVITAFLLEGARDGRSVAELMEAGRHVLGREDVLDGVPEMLPEVQVEATFPDGTKLVTVHEPIS; the protein is encoded by the coding sequence TTGTTTCTCACCCGGCACGAGCAGGAGCGACTGCTCATCCACGTCGCAGCCGACGTGGCCTGGAAACGCCGTGAGAGGGGCATCCGGCTCAACCACCCGGAGGCGACCGCGGTGATCACCGCCTTCCTGCTGGAAGGTGCCCGGGACGGCCGCAGCGTGGCGGAGCTGATGGAGGCCGGGCGCCACGTGCTCGGTCGCGAGGACGTGCTCGACGGAGTGCCGGAGATGCTCCCCGAGGTGCAGGTGGAAGCCACCTTCCCCGACGGGACGAAGCTGGTGACCGTACACGAGCCGATCTCCTAG
- a CDS encoding urease subunit beta → MSAPPTPSGTDGGTVVPGELVPGDGPITLNSGRPVLTLAVVNTGDRPVQVGSHYHFAEANPALDFDRSAAWGHRLAVAAGTSVRFEPGVDREVDLVPFGGRRIVAGLRGECAGPVDERRPGATAGDTAAGDGDEAGDAA, encoded by the coding sequence TTGAGCGCACCACCCACGCCGTCGGGCACCGACGGCGGCACAGTCGTTCCCGGTGAACTCGTCCCCGGCGACGGGCCGATCACCCTCAACTCCGGCCGACCGGTGCTGACCCTGGCCGTGGTCAACACCGGTGACCGGCCGGTGCAGGTCGGTTCGCACTACCACTTCGCCGAGGCCAACCCGGCGCTGGACTTCGACCGCTCCGCCGCCTGGGGGCACCGGTTGGCGGTGGCCGCCGGCACGTCGGTGCGCTTCGAGCCCGGGGTGGACCGTGAGGTCGATCTGGTGCCGTTCGGCGGTCGGCGGATCGTCGCCGGGCTGCGCGGCGAGTGCGCCGGCCCGGTCGACGAACGGCGGCCCGGCGCTACGGCGGGCGACACCGCAGCAGGCGACGGCGACGAGGCGGGAGACGCGGCGTGA